In Fibrobacter sp. UWH6, the following proteins share a genomic window:
- a CDS encoding replication-associated recombination protein A, with amino-acid sequence MDQPLAERLRPQNLDEFLGQNKILGEQSLLRKSLENDKVPSMIFWGPPGCGKTSLAHVIQQQTRKRFIALSAVSSGVKEVKDVLTEAKKLKAMFSDTILFIDEIHRFNKGQQDALLGAVEDGTVTLIGATTENPGFEVNGALLSRCQLILFAPLSKEDLRTLIFSALRDHPRGLQLKNVEVDEAVVDKLIAQSEGDARFLLNQLEWIGGNLGDRKVIDEKLLEEFQYKKPLRYDKSGEEHYNLISALHKSIRGSDPDAAIYWLHRMLQGGEDPRYLLRRMIRMSMEDVGLADPNALLLATSAREAFDFLGNPEGLIALDELAVYLALAPKSNSLEVAGFAADDVIRQTGTLPVPRAFRNSVTRVGKQLGYGNGYEYDHDSPGGYSAQEHLPKQLEGLELYKPKQIGKEKLFAERLEQLKAIKKQKNGKPDEPASGEKDVPAGEK; translated from the coding sequence ATGGACCAGCCCTTAGCCGAACGTTTACGCCCGCAGAACCTGGATGAATTCCTGGGCCAGAACAAGATTCTTGGCGAGCAGAGTTTGCTGCGCAAGAGTCTCGAAAATGACAAGGTTCCCAGCATGATTTTCTGGGGGCCGCCGGGTTGCGGCAAGACTAGCCTCGCCCACGTGATCCAGCAACAGACCCGCAAGCGCTTTATCGCCCTTTCCGCAGTTTCTAGCGGCGTGAAGGAAGTAAAGGATGTGCTGACAGAAGCCAAGAAGTTGAAGGCCATGTTCAGCGACACGATCCTGTTCATCGACGAAATTCACCGCTTTAACAAGGGCCAGCAGGACGCATTGCTGGGCGCCGTGGAAGACGGCACCGTGACGCTCATAGGCGCCACCACGGAAAATCCGGGATTTGAAGTGAACGGAGCCTTGCTTAGCCGCTGCCAGCTGATTCTTTTTGCGCCCCTGAGCAAGGAAGACTTGCGCACCCTGATTTTTAGCGCCCTTCGCGACCATCCTCGAGGACTCCAGCTGAAAAATGTGGAAGTGGACGAGGCGGTGGTCGACAAGTTGATCGCCCAGTCCGAAGGGGACGCCCGATTCCTGCTGAATCAGCTGGAATGGATTGGCGGAAACCTGGGCGACCGCAAGGTGATCGACGAAAAGTTGCTGGAGGAATTCCAGTACAAGAAGCCCTTGCGTTACGACAAGAGCGGCGAGGAACATTACAACCTGATTTCTGCACTGCACAAGTCCATTCGCGGAAGCGACCCGGATGCGGCCATCTACTGGCTGCACCGAATGCTGCAGGGTGGCGAGGATCCGCGGTACCTGTTGCGCAGAATGATCCGCATGAGCATGGAAGACGTGGGCCTTGCAGATCCTAACGCCTTGCTGTTGGCAACCAGTGCGCGGGAAGCGTTTGACTTTCTGGGAAATCCCGAAGGCCTTATCGCATTGGACGAACTGGCAGTCTACCTGGCGCTGGCACCCAAGAGCAACAGTCTCGAAGTGGCGGGCTTTGCGGCGGATGACGTAATTCGCCAGACGGGAACGTTACCTGTTCCGCGGGCATTCCGAAATTCCGTGACCCGCGTGGGAAAACAGCTGGGATATGGCAACGGTTATGAATACGACCACGACTCCCCCGGCGGCTACTCGGCCCAGGAACATCTGCCAAAGCAGCTGGAAGGTCTGGAACTTTACAAGCCCAAGCAGATCGGAAAGGAAAAACTTTTTGCGGAACGCCTGGAACAGCTGAAGGCCATCAAGAAGCAGAAGAACGGAAAGCCCGACGAACCTGCCAGCGGC
- a CDS encoding thioesterase family protein translates to MESSQERTRIEVRYAETDQMGIVHHSVYAVWFEQARTQFFRDRGADYAEMEKQGFACPVLELGVQYKSATHYGEFVEIETSAVQVDKLRFRLDYKLFVNNKLCTTGFTVHCLLKDGRPTRDMPESFVKLFE, encoded by the coding sequence CGCACACGGATCGAAGTCCGTTACGCCGAAACCGACCAGATGGGTATCGTACACCATTCCGTTTATGCGGTATGGTTCGAGCAGGCCCGCACCCAGTTCTTTAGGGACCGCGGCGCCGACTATGCCGAAATGGAAAAGCAGGGTTTCGCCTGCCCCGTGCTGGAACTGGGCGTGCAGTACAAGAGTGCCACCCACTACGGTGAATTCGTAGAGATCGAGACCTCTGCGGTCCAGGTGGACAAGCTGCGTTTTAGACTGGACTACAAGCTGTTCGTGAACAATAAGCTGTGTACCACCGGCTTTACGGTCCACTGCCTTCTGAAAGACGGGCGCCCTACTAGGGATATGCCGGAATCCTTCGTCAAACTTTTTGAATAA